The genomic segment GCCCAGGTCGCGATGGTCGGCGCCATCGGTGACGACGCGAACGGCCGACTGCTGCTCGGTGCGCTGCGCGAAGCGGGGGTGCGGGTGGACCTGGTGCGGACGGCGGACCGGCCGACCGGCGCCGCCTACATCGTGGTGACCCCCGACGGGGAGAACTCGATCCTCGTCTCGCCCGGCGCGAACAGCGCGCTGGAGCCGTCGGCCCTGGATGGCGCCTTCGACGACGCGCGGGTGCTCGCCGTGTCGATGGAGATTCCGCTGCCGACAGTGGAGCACGCGGTGATCGCGGCTTCGGAGGCCGGGGTGCGGGTGCTGCTGAACCTGTCGCCGGTGGCGAAGGTGAGCGAGCGGGCGCTGGCCGCGGTGGACGTGCTGCTGGTCAACGAGCACGAAGCGGCGTGGCTGCTCGGCGACGCCGACGCCGATCCGCGGGTCTTGCTCGAGCTGGGGCCGTTCTCGGCGGTCCTCACCCGAGGCGCGCGAGGCGCACTGGTGATCACCGAGGACGGGACGACCGAGGTGCCGTCGCCGGAGGTTGAGGCCGTGGACACCACCGGCGCGGGCGACGCCTTCACCGGCGCGCTCGCCGCCTCACTGGCCGAAGGCGCCACGTTGGTCGACGCGGCGCGCCTGGCGGTGAAGGTCGCGGCGATCTCGGTGACCCGCTCCGGAGCCCAGCCATCTTACCCGCGAGCCGGTGAAATCGACTGAGGCTGTCCCCAATCCAGCCGGTCTGTGGACAGCTCCGCCAACCTCCCCGCACCCCCTCCACCAGCGGCTATGATGTTCCTGGGGACGCCCCCCAGGGAGCGGTGGGGGAACGAGTTGCTGGTGCGGAGTGCTTCGACGAGGTGCTGGTCGGGAACATCCGGCGGTGACTGATCGGGGGCTACGCTGGTCCGCCGTGGCACGGTATGGTCTAGACCATGTCGCAGGTGACGCAGGAGCAGGGTTCGCTTTCCGGGGTGGCGGTGAGTCCGGGCCGCGCGAGTGGGCCGGTGGTGCGGGTGGCCGAGCCGCTCGGGGCGCCGCCGAGCACGCCCGCCCCGCCGGATCCGGCTGCCGAGGCCGCGCGCATCGAGCCCGCCGCCCAGCTGGTCGCCGCCCGCCTGGAGAAGCAGGCCGTGACCGCGACCGGTGAGGCCGCGACGATCCTGCAGACGACCGCCGCGATGGCGGCCGACCCGACGCTGGTCAGCCAGGCCGAGAACCTGGTCAAGACCGAGCGCCTGCCCGCCGCCCGCGCGGTGCACCAGGCCGCCGAGGGCTTCGCCGAGATGCTCGCCGCGGCTGGTGGGTACATGGCCGAGCGCGTCCGCGACATCCACGACATCCGCGATCGCATCATCGCCGAGTTGCTCGGTCTCGCCCCGCCCGGCGTGCCCGAGCTGGCCGGGCCGAGCGTGCTCGTCGCCCGCGACCTCGCACCCGCCGACACCGCCGGCCTCGATCCGGCGAAGGTCCTCGCCCTGGTCACCGAGGAGGGCGGCCCCACCAGCCACACCGCGATCCTCGCCCGGGCGCTCGGCATCCCCGCCGTCGTCGCCGTCCGCGGTCTGCTCGCCTTCGACGCCGAAGCGCTGGTCGT from the Amycolatopsis magusensis genome contains:
- a CDS encoding ribokinase; this encodes MTAEVLVAGSINADLVVPVDRRPGAGETVLGGDTELLPGGKGANTAVAASLLGAQVAMVGAIGDDANGRLLLGALREAGVRVDLVRTADRPTGAAYIVVTPDGENSILVSPGANSALEPSALDGAFDDARVLAVSMEIPLPTVEHAVIAASEAGVRVLLNLSPVAKVSERALAAVDVLLVNEHEAAWLLGDADADPRVLLELGPFSAVLTRGARGALVITEDGTTEVPSPEVEAVDTTGAGDAFTGALAASLAEGATLVDAARLAVKVAAISVTRSGAQPSYPRAGEID